In one Limosilactobacillus oris genomic region, the following are encoded:
- the galU gene encoding UTP--glucose-1-phosphate uridylyltransferase GalU: MKRVRKAIIPAAGLGTRFLPATKALAKEMLPIVDKPTIQFIVEEARKSGIEDIVVVDGKNKRSIEDHFDSNPELEDNLRSKHKDEMLKLVEETTDVNIYFIRQSHPRGLGDAVLTARDFIGDEPFVVMLGDDLNNINNNGQPLTKELIESYQQTGASTLAVMRVPHEDTAKYGVINPSKEVTPGLYNVTSFVEKPAPKDAPSDLAIIGRYVFTPEIFDVLAKTKPGKGNEIQLTDAIDTLNQTQRVFAREYKGDRYDVGNKFGWVKTNIEYGLKHPQVKDELREYIKVLGAQLTAEDKKSSK; the protein is encoded by the coding sequence ATGAAACGTGTTCGCAAGGCAATCATCCCAGCAGCGGGATTAGGTACTCGTTTTTTGCCTGCTACTAAGGCATTAGCCAAGGAAATGCTGCCAATCGTTGATAAGCCAACGATCCAATTCATTGTTGAGGAAGCACGCAAGTCGGGAATCGAAGACATTGTCGTTGTTGATGGTAAAAATAAGCGGTCAATCGAAGACCACTTCGATTCCAATCCAGAATTGGAAGACAACCTCCGCTCCAAGCACAAGGACGAGATGCTGAAGCTGGTAGAAGAAACGACGGACGTCAACATTTACTTTATCCGTCAATCCCACCCGCGGGGGCTCGGGGATGCCGTGCTGACTGCGCGGGACTTTATTGGTGACGAACCGTTTGTGGTAATGCTGGGTGACGACCTGAACAACATTAACAACAACGGCCAGCCGCTGACGAAGGAACTGATTGAAAGCTACCAGCAGACTGGCGCTTCGACCTTAGCGGTAATGCGGGTTCCTCACGAAGACACCGCTAAGTATGGTGTGATTAACCCAAGCAAGGAAGTTACCCCGGGCTTGTACAACGTGACGAGCTTTGTGGAAAAGCCCGCACCAAAGGATGCACCAAGTGATTTAGCCATCATCGGCCGCTACGTCTTTACGCCAGAAATCTTTGATGTTTTGGCTAAGACTAAGCCGGGCAAGGGGAACGAAATTCAGCTGACCGATGCTATCGATACTCTGAATCAAACTCAACGCGTCTTTGCCCGTGAATACAAGGGTGACCGTTACGACGTTGGTAACAAGTTTGGCTGGGTTAAGACCAACATCGAATATGGGTTGAAGCACCCCCAAGTCAAGGATGAGCTGCGTGAATACATCAAGGTATTAGGAGCCCAACTGACAGCTGAAGACAAGAAGAGCAGCAAGTAA
- a CDS encoding NAD(P)H-dependent glycerol-3-phosphate dehydrogenase, producing MAEKIAVLGAGSWGSTLANMLVENGHSVMLWARNQKQVDRLNTEHRNPEYMKDLVYSDQLVATTDMRAAVKDATVILIVIPTKGLRQVAKQLDQLLGELQQQPLIIHATKGLEQNTYKRPSEMLKEEIAPEHRRGIVVLSGPSHAEDVAIKDMTAVTAASTEIDNAKEVQKLFSNSYFRVYTNDDVIGAEFGAALKNIIAIGAGALQGLGYHDNARAALITRGLAEIRRLGVAFGANPLTFIGLSGVGDLVVTATSKNSRNWRAGYQLGQGQKLADVIENMGMVIEGVYTTKAAYELSRKRQVKMPITEALYEVLYSGKDIKDAISQLMSRDLTSEIE from the coding sequence ATGGCAGAAAAAATTGCAGTTTTAGGTGCAGGCTCATGGGGAAGTACCCTTGCTAATATGCTGGTAGAAAATGGTCATTCCGTGATGTTGTGGGCGCGCAACCAAAAGCAGGTCGACCGTCTAAATACCGAACATCGTAATCCAGAATACATGAAGGACCTTGTCTATTCCGATCAGTTAGTTGCCACCACTGATATGCGGGCGGCGGTTAAGGATGCCACGGTTATTCTGATCGTCATCCCGACCAAGGGTCTTCGCCAGGTCGCCAAACAGTTGGATCAATTGCTAGGGGAACTCCAGCAGCAGCCGTTGATCATTCACGCGACCAAGGGACTGGAGCAAAACACCTATAAGCGGCCATCTGAAATGTTGAAAGAGGAAATTGCCCCTGAACACCGGCGGGGAATCGTGGTACTGTCTGGTCCTAGTCATGCGGAAGATGTTGCCATCAAGGACATGACTGCGGTCACGGCAGCCAGCACGGAGATTGATAATGCCAAGGAGGTCCAGAAGCTCTTTAGCAATTCCTATTTCCGGGTCTACACTAATGATGACGTAATCGGTGCAGAGTTCGGGGCCGCCCTGAAAAATATTATTGCCATCGGTGCCGGGGCTCTGCAGGGCTTGGGTTACCATGACAATGCCCGGGCGGCGTTGATCACCCGGGGACTAGCTGAAATTCGTCGGTTGGGCGTCGCCTTTGGTGCGAACCCGCTGACCTTTATTGGCTTGTCCGGGGTTGGCGATTTGGTTGTAACGGCCACCAGTAAGAATTCCCGGAATTGGCGGGCTGGCTACCAACTAGGCCAGGGTCAGAAACTAGCCGACGTGATTGAGAACATGGGAATGGTAATTGAAGGGGTCTACACGACAAAGGCGGCTTACGAGTTGAGCCGGAAGCGCCAAGTCAAAATGCCGATTACCGAGGCCCTGTATGAAGTCCTCTACTCTGGCAAAGATATCAAGGATGCTATTTCCCAGCTGATGAGTCGGGACTTAACGTCAGAAATCGAATAA
- a CDS encoding NAD(P)-dependent alcohol dehydrogenase yields the protein MIGPNETGFIEKGDPEIGPRDALVKPLAVAPCTSDIHSVYENAIGPHHDLILGHEASGEIVAVGDEVKDFKVGDKVILPAVTPDWSDVNAQAGFASHSGGMLGDWKFSNNKDGVFATRIHVNDADGNLAHLPLGMDPGVATMLSDMIPIGFNADELAHVEYGDTVAVIGIGPVGLMALRGAGRIFAVGSRPQTIKVAKEYGATDIIDYHDGDIADQIIEKNNGQGVDRVLIADGDSEHTFDQAVRMTRPGGSIGNVAYLNGNDTIKINAGNWGVGMANITIDGGVMPGGRLRMEKLASLITNGRLDPSLLITHTFDGFDKIPDALELMHNKPADLIKPVVYTSDID from the coding sequence ATGATTGGCCCAAACGAAACGGGTTTTATTGAAAAAGGCGATCCAGAGATTGGCCCTCGAGACGCCCTGGTAAAGCCACTGGCGGTCGCACCATGTACTTCAGATATTCACAGCGTTTACGAGAACGCAATTGGGCCTCATCACGACTTGATTCTCGGTCACGAAGCCAGCGGAGAAATCGTCGCTGTCGGTGATGAGGTCAAGGACTTTAAGGTAGGCGACAAGGTCATTTTGCCAGCCGTTACTCCCGACTGGTCAGACGTAAACGCACAGGCCGGTTTTGCCTCCCACTCTGGAGGAATGCTAGGCGACTGGAAGTTCTCTAACAACAAGGACGGGGTCTTCGCAACCCGGATTCACGTCAACGACGCCGATGGGAACCTTGCCCACTTACCACTGGGGATGGATCCCGGGGTTGCCACCATGCTTTCCGACATGATTCCAATCGGTTTCAACGCCGACGAACTGGCCCACGTTGAATACGGTGATACCGTCGCTGTAATCGGCATTGGTCCCGTCGGTTTGATGGCCCTCCGCGGTGCTGGTCGGATCTTCGCCGTTGGCTCCCGGCCGCAAACCATCAAAGTTGCCAAGGAGTACGGTGCAACGGATATTATCGACTACCACGATGGCGACATCGCCGACCAGATTATCGAAAAGAACAACGGCCAGGGGGTTGACCGCGTCCTCATCGCCGATGGAGATTCTGAGCACACCTTTGACCAGGCAGTCCGGATGACGCGGCCCGGTGGTTCCATTGGTAACGTGGCTTATTTAAACGGCAACGATACCATTAAGATCAATGCCGGTAACTGGGGTGTCGGGATGGCTAACATCACCATTGACGGTGGTGTAATGCCCGGCGGCCGGCTTCGGATGGAAAAGTTAGCTAGCCTGATCACTAATGGTCGCCTGGACCCGTCCCTGCTGATTACCCACACCTTTGACGGCTTCGATAAGATTCCGGACGCCCTTGAATTAATGCACAACAAACCTGCTGATTTGATTAAGCCGGTTGTCTACACCTCTGACATCGACTAA
- a CDS encoding winged helix-turn-helix transcriptional regulator: MTKNYFISCNFLIHAVSGKWKPSIICALGLKERRYGELKRYFDDLYRVHVSEKVLTEELNQLINDQLVKRTSYPVVPPKVVYFLTADGLRMKKILIEMAEFSEELVASGKVTDVSFENGAAEMKGLSHQQDIHTGND; the protein is encoded by the coding sequence ATGACTAAGAACTACTTTATTAGCTGTAACTTCCTAATTCACGCCGTTAGCGGTAAATGGAAACCGTCTATTATTTGCGCGTTGGGATTGAAGGAGCGCCGGTATGGAGAACTCAAAAGGTACTTTGATGACCTGTACCGGGTTCACGTCTCCGAAAAGGTACTGACCGAGGAACTAAACCAGCTGATTAACGACCAGTTGGTAAAGCGAACCAGTTACCCTGTTGTTCCACCCAAGGTTGTCTATTTCCTAACAGCGGATGGCCTGAGGATGAAGAAAATCCTTATCGAAATGGCGGAATTTAGCGAAGAGCTCGTCGCTTCTGGGAAAGTTACGGATGTTTCCTTTGAAAATGGTGCTGCCGAGATGAAGGGGCTTAGCCACCAGCAAGACATTCACACGGGTAATGACTAA
- the trxB gene encoding thioredoxin-disulfide reductase, giving the protein MAEEKKYDVIIIGAGPGGMTTALYASRANLKVVMLDRGAYGGNLNNTASIVNYSGFKDVQGPELAEKMYQGATQFGAEYAYGTVTKVEVDGANKKVTTDMGETYVAPVVVIGTGSDHRKLGVPGEEEFGGRGVSYCAVCDGAFFKGKHLVVVGGGDSAVEEGLYLTQLASKVTVLVRRGELRAQPMLQDEAKKNPKMEFVFNTSVTEIMGDDVKVTGVITHNNETGEDGELAADGVFIYVGNIPLTKPFADLGILDDQGWVKTDTVMRTSIPGIYAIGDVRETPLRQIATAVGDGAIAGQQVYQYIKSQE; this is encoded by the coding sequence ATGGCAGAAGAGAAAAAATACGATGTCATTATTATCGGTGCCGGCCCTGGTGGGATGACGACGGCGCTGTATGCTTCACGAGCTAACTTGAAGGTTGTCATGCTGGACCGGGGAGCTTATGGTGGTAACCTCAACAACACTGCTTCAATCGTGAACTACTCCGGCTTCAAGGACGTGCAAGGTCCAGAGCTGGCGGAAAAGATGTACCAGGGAGCAACCCAGTTTGGTGCAGAATATGCCTACGGAACCGTTACGAAGGTTGAAGTCGATGGGGCGAACAAGAAGGTCACGACTGATATGGGGGAAACCTATGTTGCCCCCGTTGTGGTAATTGGGACTGGTTCTGACCACCGCAAGCTCGGCGTACCGGGTGAAGAAGAATTCGGTGGCCGGGGCGTTTCCTACTGCGCAGTCTGCGACGGGGCCTTCTTTAAGGGCAAGCACTTGGTTGTTGTCGGTGGCGGTGACTCCGCGGTGGAAGAAGGGCTCTACCTAACCCAGCTAGCTTCCAAGGTAACTGTTCTGGTACGGCGGGGCGAACTCCGGGCTCAGCCAATGCTCCAGGATGAGGCCAAGAAGAACCCAAAGATGGAGTTTGTCTTCAACACGAGTGTTACTGAAATCATGGGTGATGACGTCAAGGTGACTGGCGTCATCACCCACAACAACGAAACCGGTGAAGATGGTGAACTGGCAGCCGATGGGGTCTTTATCTATGTCGGTAATATCCCGCTGACTAAGCCCTTTGCCGACCTGGGAATCCTGGACGACCAGGGCTGGGTCAAGACTGATACCGTAATGCGGACCAGCATTCCGGGAATCTATGCCATCGGTGATGTGCGTGAAACGCCGCTGCGGCAGATTGCCACTGCCGTTGGGGACGGTGCCATTGCTGGTCAACAGGTTTATCAATACATCAAGAGTCAGGAATAA